From one Gemmatimonas sp. UBA7669 genomic stretch:
- a CDS encoding S41 family peptidase: MSAADAASRAVEPAGNAVAIFDTAWGIIRRTHWDTTYNGVNWVALGDTLRPRAAAARTRGELRLVLSDMLSRLRQSHFSIIPQESADATGAGSGSGAPGRSGGDQPGWLGFETRLLDGAMVVTQVDTGGPAWHAGVRTGWVLQAVRGCPTAARVARLPASLEPRRRALMASQMLNRSLSGSAGDTAQLSFADARDVTRDLTLVQQAFPGSIAKFGNLPPMPAQLEWSRVKQDGRTVGVIRFNVWMPVLSPAFDAAMDSLRSSDAIVIDVRGNLGGVGGMSMGIAGHFLDTSVAIGVMTQRTSNLRFVANPRRVNGQNQTVKPFAGPLAIVVDPLSASTTEIFAGGLQLLKRATVFGTQSAGQALPSVPERLPNGDILYHAIADFVGPTGKPVEGEGVIPDRVVPLTRPELIKGRDAALDAALRWAAGQAARPIVP, translated from the coding sequence GTGAGCGCGGCCGATGCCGCCTCGCGCGCCGTTGAACCAGCCGGCAATGCGGTGGCCATCTTCGACACCGCCTGGGGCATCATTCGGCGGACGCACTGGGACACCACCTACAACGGGGTCAACTGGGTCGCGCTGGGCGACACCCTGCGCCCGCGGGCCGCGGCCGCGCGCACCCGCGGCGAACTGCGGCTGGTGCTCAGTGACATGTTGAGCCGGCTGCGTCAGAGTCATTTCTCCATCATCCCGCAGGAGTCGGCTGACGCCACCGGCGCGGGTTCCGGTTCCGGCGCCCCCGGACGCAGCGGCGGTGATCAGCCGGGCTGGCTGGGCTTTGAAACGCGCCTTCTGGACGGCGCCATGGTGGTGACGCAGGTGGACACCGGCGGGCCGGCATGGCACGCGGGTGTGCGCACCGGATGGGTGCTGCAGGCCGTGAGGGGTTGTCCCACGGCCGCGCGTGTGGCGCGCCTGCCGGCCTCGCTCGAGCCGCGTCGCCGCGCGCTCATGGCCTCGCAGATGCTGAACCGCAGTCTCAGCGGCAGCGCCGGCGACACCGCGCAGCTCAGCTTTGCCGATGCGCGCGACGTCACGCGCGACCTCACGCTCGTGCAGCAGGCCTTTCCCGGCAGCATAGCCAAGTTCGGCAATCTGCCGCCCATGCCCGCGCAGCTCGAATGGAGTCGGGTCAAGCAGGACGGCCGGACCGTGGGCGTCATTCGCTTCAACGTGTGGATGCCCGTGCTCTCACCGGCCTTCGACGCCGCCATGGACTCGCTGCGCAGCAGTGATGCCATCGTGATTGACGTGCGCGGCAACCTGGGTGGCGTGGGCGGCATGTCCATGGGCATCGCCGGACATTTCCTCGACACGAGCGTGGCCATTGGCGTCATGACGCAGCGCACGTCGAACCTGCGTTTCGTGGCCAACCCGCGTCGCGTGAACGGACAAAACCAGACGGTGAAGCCATTTGCCGGTCCGCTGGCCATCGTGGTGGACCCGCTGTCGGCCAGCACCACCGAGATCTTTGCCGGTGGGCTGCAGCTCCTCAAGCGAGCCACGGTGTTCGGCACGCAGTCGGCCGGACAGGCGCTCCCCTCGGTGCCTGAGCGGCTGCCCAATGGCGACATCCTGTATCACGCCATCGCGGACTTCGTGGGCCCCACCGGCAAGCCGGTGGAAGGCGAAGGGGTGATCCCCGACCGCGTGGTGCCGCTTACTCGCCCCGAACTCATCAAGGGACGGGATGCCGCCCTCGATGCGGCGCTGCGCTGGGCCGCAGGTCAGGCCGCGCGCCCGATTGTGCCTTGA
- a CDS encoding pilus assembly FimT family protein has protein sequence MSARLASSLRYCTHSAPRHAARAGVTLFELLVVLAILAIVTAAVVRQQLPPAPADRREQAADLDALVDSARQLATKQAVTVALRVYDDGLWSIVVPGQTEPLAAGTLDVRGIGALQLTVDPLGACRPVGKWSVKREGTATVWDATRCRWRMPRAGESTAGTRAPTT, from the coding sequence GTGTCCGCCCGCCTTGCTTCCTCCCTGCGGTACTGCACGCATTCCGCACCGCGGCATGCGGCCCGCGCCGGCGTCACCCTGTTCGAGCTGCTGGTCGTGCTGGCCATTCTGGCCATTGTCACTGCGGCCGTGGTGCGTCAGCAATTGCCCCCGGCGCCCGCCGATCGCCGCGAGCAGGCGGCCGACCTCGATGCGCTCGTGGACAGCGCCCGTCAGCTTGCCACAAAACAGGCGGTGACCGTCGCCTTGCGCGTGTACGACGACGGCCTCTGGAGCATTGTGGTCCCTGGCCAGACGGAACCGCTGGCCGCCGGCACGCTGGATGTGCGCGGTATTGGCGCCCTGCAACTCACGGTCGACCCGCTCGGTGCCTGTCGCCCCGTTGGCAAATGGTCCGTGAAGCGCGAGGGCACGGCCACCGTGTGGGACGCCACCCGCTGCCGCTGGCGCATGCCGCGTGCCGGCGAGTCCACCGCGGGCACCAGAGCGCCGACCACATGA